In the Carassius gibelio isolate Cgi1373 ecotype wild population from Czech Republic chromosome A2, carGib1.2-hapl.c, whole genome shotgun sequence genome, one interval contains:
- the LOC127939031 gene encoding nonsense-mediated mRNA decay factor SMG7-like has product MFLPNQSRLDSGADVIGQSSLLPRFSIQENSYQNSIFSEAYGKNMAPVSKPDIPMMHQEPSLYSLFEGNPWSPSIPASSDHSTPASQSPHSSNPSSLPSSPPTHSHGSLPFSNFGPIGTPDSRDRRGTDRWKAEKTGVSGFGLDYLPSASSSSVTDTNSWHQGAQTSSWAAQDMPMEDSSTVLLDSFKSIWSSSMMQPGPSALEQLLMQQKQKQQRGHGNMNPPH; this is encoded by the exons ATGTTT ctgCCAAATCAGTCCCGACTAGACAGTGGAGCTGATGTGATTGGTCAATCCTCTCTTCTCCCCCGATTTTCCATTCAG gAGAACTCCTACCAGAACAGCATTTTTAGCGAAGCCTATGGTAAAAATATGGCTCCTGTGTCTAAGCCGGACATACCCATGATGCACCAGGAGCCTTCACTCTACTCCCTGTTTGAAGGAAATCCATGGTCCCCTTCCATTCCTGCTAGCTCAG ATCATTCTACACCAGCCAGTCAGTCCCCTCACTCTTCCAACCCAAGCAGCCTGCCTTCCTCCCCTCCCACCCACAGCCATGGCTCTCTGCCCTTTTCCAACTTCGGCCCCATTGGGACGCCAGACAGCAGAGACCGCCGTGGTACCGATCGCTGGAAGGCTGAGAAAACTG GTGTGAGCGGCTTTGGGTTGGACTACCTGCCTTCTGCCTCGTCCTCCTCTGTGACCGATACCAACAGCTGGCACCAGGGGGCGCAAACCAGCAGCTGGGCAGCCCAGGACATGCCAATGGAGGACTCCTCCACTGTCCTCCTTGACAGTTTCAAG TCAATCTGGTCGAGCTCTATGATGCAGCCCGGTCCGTCTGCTCTGGAGCAGCTCCTGATGCAGCAGAAACAGAAGCAGCAGCGCGGTCATGGCAACATGAACCCGCCACACTGA